The Candidatus Eremiobacteraceae bacterium genome segment AAGCCGCTGGTTCGCGGCCACGCGGGTTGGGCGCTCGGCAACCTGCACGCCGTTTGTGAGGGCGATCTCGTAGAGCGCACGAGGGCGGCGCTGCTTCGCGCCGTGGACGCCGAGCCCGATGCGTGGGCGCGCGAGGAGATGATGCTGGCCTTACAGCAGCTCGACGACCAACGCCAAGAAAGCGCCTGAGGGCGCCCGCACCGACACGTCGCAGCGCGCCGTGGCCGGCGTCTCGTCCGGGTTGACCTCGACGACGAACGCGCCGTTCTCGCGCGCGACGTCGACGAGCCCGGCCGCAGGATAGACGATCGCCGAGGTGCCGGCGACGATGAACACCTCCGCGTTGGCGGCCGCCTCCCGCGCCCGCTCGTAGGCGCCCGGCGGCAACGCCTCGCCGAACCACACCACGTTGGGCCGCAACAGGCCGCCGCACTCGCAGTGCGGAGGCACCGGGCCTTCCAGCGGCGTGTCCACGCTGCGCGCGCAGCTTGCGCAGCGGGAGGTGCGGACGTCGCCATGCAGCTCGATCACGTCTTTCGAGCCGGCGCGCAGATGCAGGCCATCCACGTTCTGCGTGATCACGCAGAACGATGGGATGCGGTGCTCGAGCTGGGCGAGGGCGAGATGCCCCGGGTTAGGTGCAGCAGCGCTATGCGCGCGCAGTCGCTCGCGATACCATTCCCACACGAGCGCGGGATCGCGGGCAAAGGCCTCTGGGGTCGCAAGCGACATCGGGTCGCGATCGCGCCACAGCGCGCGCGTGCCGCTGCGAAACGTCGGCAAGCCGCTCTCCACGGACATGCCGGCGCCCGAGAGCGCGGCCGCTCGGGCGGCCAATCGCAGCCGGGCAGCGACCCCTTGTGCTTGTGCCTGAAAAGACATTGGCGCCCGTTACGATGGAGGCAGTCGTTGCGCCTGGCGTGGGCGAAGAGGGGCCGCCCCTACCCCTATCTTTTCGGAGTGCGCACATCATGAATCTCGGAGCCCTCGAAATCACGTTTTGCGGCCATGCCGCGTTCTCGTTCAAGACGCCGTCGGGCAAACACGTCATCGTCGATCCGTGGCTGGAGCAAAACCCCGCCTGCCCGCCGCGCCTCAAGAATCCGGCTAAGGTGGACACGCTGTTGATCACGCACGGCCACTTCGATCACATCGCCGATGCGGTCGGCATCGCAAAGAAGCACGACGCGACCTGCATCGCGATCCACGAGACCGTCCTCTGGCTGGGCAAGAAAGGCGTGAACAAGCTGATCGGCATGAACAAGGGCGGGACTGTCGAGCACGACGGCATGAAGGTGACCATGGTCCACGCGGAGCACAGCTGCGGCATCCAGGACGGAGACCAGGTGATCTACGGCGGCGAGGCGTGCGGCTACGTCATCACCTTTGAGAACGGTGTCAAAGTGTATCATGCCGGCGACACGTGCGTGCACAGCGACATGACGATCGTCGGCGAGCTCTACAAGCCCGACATCGCGCTGCTGCCCATCGGCGATCTTTATACCATGGATCCCCTGCAGGGCGCGTACGCGATCCGCCTGCTCGGTACCAAGGTCATCGTA includes the following:
- a CDS encoding NAD-dependent deacylase, which produces MSFQAQAQGVAARLRLAARAAALSGAGMSVESGLPTFRSGTRALWRDRDPMSLATPEAFARDPALVWEWYRERLRAHSAAAPNPGHLALAQLEHRIPSFCVITQNVDGLHLRAGSKDVIELHGDVRTSRCASCARSVDTPLEGPVPPHCECGGLLRPNVVWFGEALPPGAYERAREAAANAEVFIVAGTSAIVYPAAGLVDVARENGAFVVEVNPDETPATARCDVSVRAPSGAFLALVVELL
- a CDS encoding metal-dependent hydrolase, translating into MNLGALEITFCGHAAFSFKTPSGKHVIVDPWLEQNPACPPRLKNPAKVDTLLITHGHFDHIADAVGIAKKHDATCIAIHETVLWLGKKGVNKLIGMNKGGTVEHDGMKVTMVHAEHSCGIQDGDQVIYGGEACGYVITFENGVKVYHAGDTCVHSDMTIVGELYKPDIALLPIGDLYTMDPLQGAYAIRLLGTKVIVPMHYGTFPQLTGTPARLRELTKDIPGLHIVDLKPGETLTGELNRLALA